A DNA window from Flavisolibacter ginsenosidimutans contains the following coding sequences:
- the porL gene encoding type IX secretion system motor protein PorL/GldL: MAVAIPPKISKYVDVAVSFGASLVIWGALRKITHAPDAETWLWIGLSTEALIFALYGVLYLIFPAEKGAGHPEEVAVDAVTPQGRVLGQMDKALLEADITPANLSRLSDGFKKLNTTISNMNDITDVVAATGDYTAKTKEVTSALTQVKDAYVNAANSVGAFNAASDGARVFHDQIQVLTKNLSSLNTIYELELQESNNHLKTLNGFYGKLAETTEVMVNSAEDAKKVQTQIGGLATNLTKLNGIYGNMLSAMQGR, from the coding sequence ATGGCAGTCGCAATTCCACCAAAAATCAGTAAATACGTTGACGTCGCAGTTTCCTTTGGCGCTTCGCTTGTAATCTGGGGCGCTTTACGCAAAATCACCCACGCACCCGATGCCGAAACATGGCTTTGGATCGGCTTGAGCACAGAGGCACTCATCTTCGCTCTTTACGGTGTTCTTTACCTGATTTTTCCCGCAGAAAAAGGCGCAGGCCATCCCGAAGAAGTGGCGGTGGATGCTGTTACACCACAAGGCCGCGTTTTGGGACAGATGGACAAGGCTTTATTGGAAGCGGACATTACGCCTGCAAACCTGAGCCGCCTGAGCGATGGTTTCAAAAAACTGAACACAACCATCTCCAACATGAACGACATTACCGATGTAGTAGCTGCTACCGGTGATTATACAGCAAAAACAAAAGAAGTAACATCGGCTTTAACACAGGTAAAAGACGCTTATGTGAATGCTGCCAATTCTGTTGGCGCTTTCAACGCTGCTTCTGACGGTGCCCGTGTTTTCCACGATCAGATTCAGGTTTTGACAAAGAATCTTTCTTCCCTGAACACGATTTACGAATTGGAATTGCAGGAGAGCAACAACCACCTAAAAACCCTCAACGGTTTCTACGGTAAACTGGCCGAAACAACCGAAGTGATGGTAAACAGCGCCGAGGATGCCAAAAAAGTACAGACGCAAATCGGTGGTTTGGCTACCAACCTGACGAAACTGAATGGCATATACGGCAACATGCTGAGCGCAATGCAGGGGCGTTAA
- the porM gene encoding type IX secretion system motor protein PorM/GldM, with protein sequence MALPKEPRQKMINLMYLVLTALLALNVSAEILNAFKTVDSSLDKTNHTIATSTDDVMKSFQDLLADEKTKVKAAEWYPKAQHAQDLSSGMYNYIESLRQRLLERADFNPAKKKDSTYKEDNQDIATKMMIDQKTGDTLKQKLDDYRKAMLAIDPKVAEEFSKSLQVNTDMPVTQNKSNKTWADAYFHMVPTVAALTMLRKFQNDVKTSENKVVTFLHQQVGKVVVRYDNFEAIVGQNSKYLMPGQQLEITAGLGAFSKSKLPTISIGGASVPLNDKGMAIKQLDGGGIGNHSIPVTVAFTDQDGNPQTRTFNVEYTVGQANASIALDKMNVLYIGVDNPVTIAASGGGDDKVQVSINGGGGSYTKVGAGKYIFRVSSVTDDCKISVSVDGKVAGVSQFRVRTVPVPQAYIGGQPSGATMSAAALANQAGIFAGIKDFPFELHYNVSEYTVVGLNEDGDIIKANVTGAEFTPQARKLIGMAKPGDNINITNLYCTGPDGRRMKLPALFYNIN encoded by the coding sequence ATGGCACTTCCTAAAGAGCCGCGGCAGAAGATGATCAACCTGATGTACCTGGTGCTGACAGCCCTGTTGGCACTGAACGTTTCGGCTGAGATTCTGAATGCATTCAAAACCGTGGACAGCAGCCTCGATAAAACCAACCACACAATTGCAACGTCAACCGACGATGTAATGAAATCTTTCCAAGACCTGCTTGCTGACGAAAAAACGAAAGTAAAAGCAGCTGAATGGTATCCGAAAGCGCAACATGCGCAAGACCTTTCTTCTGGAATGTATAATTACATTGAAAGCCTTCGTCAACGTTTACTGGAAAGAGCAGATTTTAACCCGGCTAAAAAGAAGGATTCGACGTACAAAGAGGACAATCAGGACATTGCTACCAAGATGATGATTGACCAAAAGACTGGCGATACGTTAAAACAAAAGCTTGACGATTACCGCAAGGCAATGCTGGCGATTGACCCGAAAGTTGCAGAAGAATTCAGCAAATCTTTACAGGTTAATACAGACATGCCGGTTACGCAAAACAAAAGCAATAAAACCTGGGCCGATGCTTACTTCCACATGGTTCCAACTGTGGCTGCTTTGACCATGCTGCGCAAGTTTCAGAATGATGTAAAAACATCGGAGAACAAAGTCGTTACTTTCTTGCACCAACAGGTAGGAAAGGTTGTGGTTCGCTACGATAACTTCGAGGCCATCGTTGGACAGAACTCGAAATACCTAATGCCGGGTCAACAGTTAGAGATTACTGCCGGTTTAGGTGCTTTCAGCAAGTCTAAACTTCCAACCATTTCAATTGGCGGCGCTTCTGTTCCGTTAAATGACAAAGGCATGGCCATCAAGCAACTGGATGGCGGCGGCATCGGTAACCACAGCATTCCGGTAACCGTTGCGTTCACTGACCAGGATGGCAATCCGCAAACCAGAACGTTCAATGTAGAATATACCGTTGGTCAGGCCAATGCGTCTATCGCTCTTGATAAAATGAACGTGCTTTACATCGGTGTTGACAACCCGGTTACCATCGCGGCTTCGGGTGGCGGCGATGACAAAGTACAAGTGTCTATCAACGGTGGCGGTGGCTCTTATACCAAAGTAGGTGCCGGTAAATACATCTTCCGCGTTAGCAGCGTAACGGACGATTGCAAAATCTCTGTATCGGTAGATGGCAAAGTAGCGGGTGTTTCTCAATTCCGTGTACGTACAGTACCCGTTCCTCAAGCTTATATAGGAGGCCAACCAAGTGGCGCAACTATGTCAGCGGCCGCCTTGGCAAATCAAGCGGGTATTTTTGCCGGTATTAAAGATTTCCCGTTTGAGTTGCACTATAACGTTAGCGAATATACTGTGGTTGGTCTGAACGAAGATGGTGACATTATCAAAGCAAATGTCACCGGCGCTGAATTTACGCCTCAGGCACGAAAACTGATCGGGATGGCAAAGCCAGGTGATAATATAAACATCACAAATCTTTATTGCACAGGCCCCGATGGCAGACGCATGAAACTGCCGGCATTATTTTACAATATCAACTAG
- the porN gene encoding type IX secretion system ring subunit PorN/GldN — protein MKSRVIKFCLFAFSFGLLVHDAKAQRRPRNSTSRDNGNNASTGAPTQQNNNTSAPTNFSAYGKLPVEVDSSGAGSTTGSGKSMRPDNAFGFKDSILNERTPLPYEFLRLDDALYAETVWRELDLREKMNQTFNFKGQEDNGDQNFISILLKAVQDGKVTAFDDERFTTPLALPEVAKRASGGTNDTIPVYDLQDASKIKSLRVVKKNFNPDDIKKFRIKEQWIFDREISRMVCRIIGIAPLKTEYVEGTRKELGSSVMFWVYYPDLRPTLARYEVYNAKNMGAQRMTWEELFESRMFSSYVTKSTLDNPGNKTIRQMIKDPILALLEGDNIKDRIFNYEQDLWSY, from the coding sequence ATGAAATCAAGGGTGATAAAATTTTGTTTGTTTGCTTTCAGTTTTGGACTGTTAGTACATGATGCTAAGGCGCAAAGAAGACCACGCAACAGTACCAGCCGGGATAACGGAAACAACGCATCAACTGGTGCACCCACGCAACAAAACAACAATACGTCAGCTCCAACAAACTTTAGCGCTTACGGAAAGCTTCCCGTTGAAGTGGACAGCTCCGGTGCGGGTTCAACAACCGGTAGCGGTAAATCCATGCGTCCTGACAATGCGTTTGGCTTCAAAGATTCTATCCTGAACGAAAGAACGCCATTGCCCTATGAGTTTTTGCGACTTGACGATGCCTTGTATGCCGAAACGGTTTGGCGTGAATTGGATTTGCGCGAAAAGATGAACCAAACGTTTAACTTCAAAGGCCAGGAAGATAACGGTGACCAAAACTTCATCAGCATTCTTTTAAAAGCGGTGCAGGACGGAAAAGTAACGGCTTTTGATGACGAACGCTTTACAACCCCGTTGGCTTTGCCTGAAGTGGCGAAAAGAGCATCGGGTGGAACAAACGACACCATACCGGTTTACGACCTTCAGGACGCATCGAAGATCAAAAGCCTGCGTGTGGTGAAGAAGAATTTCAACCCCGACGACATCAAAAAATTCCGCATCAAGGAACAATGGATTTTTGACCGCGAAATCAGCCGCATGGTTTGCCGAATCATTGGCATCGCTCCGCTGAAAACCGAATACGTTGAAGGTACTCGCAAAGAATTGGGATCGTCGGTTATGTTCTGGGTTTATTACCCAGATTTGCGTCCAACGCTGGCGCGCTACGAAGTGTACAATGCTAAGAATATGGGTGCGCAGAGAATGACTTGGGAAGAATTGTTTGAGAGCCGCATGTTCTCTTCGTACGTCACCAAATCAACGCTGGACAACCCAGGCAACAAAACCATCCGTCAAATGATCAAGGATCCGATCCTTGCTTTACTGGAAGGCGACAACATTAAAGACCGAATCTTTAATTACGAGCAGGACCTTTGGTCGTATTGA
- the uvrC gene encoding excinuclease ABC subunit UvrC, which yields MTQKEFQEIAGTLPQEPGIYKYFDDAGTLLYVGKAKHIRKRVSSYFTKTLASYKTHELVKRIRRIEFTIVHTEQDAFLLENSLIKQFQPLFNINLKDDKTYPYIVIKNEPFPRIFLTRQKIEDGSQYFGPYTSVGKVRELLNFIKQTIPLRTCPLNLTQRNIEKGKFKVCLEFHLGNCKGPCEAHQSKEDYDENVHQIKNILKGNLSAVIQHFKREMKGYAEALEFEKAETVRKKITYLETYQSRSIVINSTLKDVDAFTIEQIDGIAYVNYLMVNNGAIIQTKTIKVETHLDETPEEILAGTIAQLRTLFNSEAKEIVVPLEIEYNEPETVLTVPKGGDKKKLLELSQKNVQYFIDGIKSKERLQLLHNRDKSEVLLQIKEDLQLPAVPQHIECFDNSNFHGSYPVSAMVCFKDGEPSKKDYRVFNVKTVEGINDFATMKEAVYRRYKRLKEELQAFPQLVIIDGGKGQLSAANEALEELRLQGQMTLVGLAKNEEELFFVGDQESLKLPYDSESHKLIRRIRDEVHRYGLNFHREKRSKGTFKNSLEDIKGIGNNTANILLKTFRSINNIKKQPESELARVVGVSKAKILKNYFEQQKENE from the coding sequence ATGACGCAGAAAGAATTTCAGGAGATAGCCGGAACCCTGCCGCAGGAACCCGGAATTTACAAATACTTCGACGACGCCGGAACGCTTTTGTACGTGGGCAAGGCAAAGCACATTCGCAAGCGGGTAAGCTCGTATTTTACAAAAACACTGGCAAGCTACAAGACGCACGAACTGGTGAAGCGCATCCGCCGCATTGAGTTTACCATCGTGCACACGGAACAGGATGCCTTTTTGTTGGAGAACTCGCTCATCAAACAGTTTCAGCCGCTCTTCAACATCAATTTAAAAGACGACAAAACCTATCCCTACATCGTTATTAAAAACGAACCCTTCCCACGCATTTTTTTAACGCGGCAAAAGATTGAAGACGGCTCGCAGTATTTCGGACCTTATACATCTGTCGGAAAAGTGCGGGAACTTTTAAACTTCATCAAGCAAACCATTCCCTTGCGCACCTGCCCGCTAAACCTAACCCAGCGAAACATTGAAAAGGGCAAGTTCAAGGTTTGTTTGGAATTTCACCTGGGCAATTGCAAAGGCCCCTGCGAGGCGCATCAGAGCAAAGAAGATTACGACGAAAACGTTCACCAGATCAAGAACATTTTAAAAGGCAATCTTTCGGCGGTTATTCAGCATTTTAAAAGAGAAATGAAGGGCTACGCCGAAGCACTGGAGTTTGAAAAAGCCGAAACCGTTCGCAAGAAAATAACTTATCTCGAAACGTATCAGTCGCGTTCTATCGTCATCAATTCAACCTTAAAAGACGTGGATGCTTTCACCATTGAACAAATTGACGGTATTGCTTACGTCAATTACCTGATGGTAAACAACGGCGCCATCATTCAAACCAAAACTATTAAGGTAGAAACGCATCTGGATGAAACGCCGGAAGAAATTCTGGCCGGTACCATTGCGCAGTTGAGAACCTTGTTTAACAGCGAGGCCAAGGAAATTGTGGTGCCTTTGGAAATTGAATACAACGAGCCGGAGACTGTATTAACCGTGCCCAAAGGCGGTGACAAGAAAAAGCTTTTGGAGCTTTCGCAGAAGAACGTGCAGTATTTTATCGACGGCATCAAGAGCAAGGAGAGGCTGCAACTGCTGCACAACCGGGATAAATCGGAGGTGCTGTTGCAAATTAAAGAAGACCTTCAGTTGCCTGCTGTACCGCAACACATTGAATGTTTCGACAACTCAAATTTTCACGGCAGTTATCCGGTTTCGGCCATGGTTTGTTTTAAAGACGGTGAACCGAGCAAAAAAGACTACCGTGTTTTCAACGTAAAAACAGTCGAAGGCATCAACGACTTCGCCACCATGAAAGAAGCGGTTTACCGCCGCTATAAACGCCTGAAAGAAGAATTACAAGCCTTCCCTCAATTGGTGATTATTGACGGCGGCAAAGGCCAATTAAGCGCCGCTAACGAAGCTCTTGAAGAATTAAGACTGCAAGGGCAAATGACGCTGGTAGGATTGGCCAAGAATGAAGAGGAATTGTTTTTTGTTGGCGACCAAGAATCATTAAAACTTCCTTACGATAGCGAAAGCCACAAACTCATTCGTCGCATACGTGATGAGGTGCATCGTTACGGCTTGAACTTTCACCGCGAAAAACGCAGTAAGGGAACTTTTAAAAACAGCCTGGAAGACATCAAAGGAATCGGTAACAACACGGCAAATATTCTGCTCAAAACCTTCCGTTCCATCAACAACATTAAGAAGCAACCCGAGTCAGAACTCGCAAGAGTGGTTGGTGTTTCCAAGGCAAAGATTTTAAAAAACTATTTTGAACAGCAGAAAGAGAATGAATAA
- a CDS encoding DUF485 domain-containing protein, which translates to MKRDFTHENFEDFLKRSADGLRMKAPDKVWQNLSKELNKRRRRFAFGLSALLLISSASGYYIINSFAHDKISTQQPSHPAIKPGLQTGINKEENTETTGTTGAKVISMQPRIDQQTAPGFNALENSGKVIALNFDKQLPNIKKQEMTGTETEPESVFTPITVDAYTDESEVTAPVEAMQGLKKSDETFPFTIESVINSYKPKSKHFETQLYFTPTISYRKLAENKSYLRGLTPSAIPAGYPALGSSVNSYVTHKPAIGFEAGFVAKYLLSNSVRIRSGLQFNVNRYDVKAFSSSGSIATIALNNGSGIDSLHTYSTYSNLSGYKSDWLQNLSFQLSAPVGVEYLFKGTDKMRFGLATTVQPTYILGDRAYLITTDYKNYIEVPWLIRRWNVNTAFETFVTLQGAKTKWQIGPQVRYQLLSSFISKYPVKENLFDFGLKVGVTLNK; encoded by the coding sequence ATGAAGAGAGATTTTACACATGAAAACTTCGAGGACTTCTTAAAACGAAGTGCCGATGGCTTGCGAATGAAAGCACCGGACAAGGTTTGGCAAAACCTCTCCAAAGAATTAAACAAACGCCGGCGCCGCTTTGCTTTTGGACTTTCTGCTTTACTACTTATTTCATCGGCAAGCGGCTACTACATCATCAATAGTTTTGCGCACGACAAAATTTCTACCCAACAACCAAGCCATCCGGCTATAAAACCAGGTTTGCAAACAGGGATAAATAAGGAAGAGAATACAGAAACAACCGGTACAACCGGAGCAAAGGTTATTTCCATGCAGCCGAGAATTGATCAACAAACTGCGCCTGGTTTCAATGCTTTGGAAAATAGCGGGAAAGTTATCGCATTGAATTTCGACAAGCAGCTACCAAATATTAAAAAACAAGAAATGACCGGGACGGAAACCGAACCGGAAAGCGTTTTTACCCCTATTACGGTTGATGCTTATACCGATGAGTCCGAAGTTACTGCCCCTGTAGAAGCAATGCAGGGACTTAAAAAATCCGACGAGACCTTTCCCTTCACGATTGAAAGTGTAATCAATTCATACAAGCCAAAGTCAAAACATTTTGAAACGCAATTGTATTTCACTCCCACTATCAGCTACCGCAAACTGGCTGAAAATAAATCCTATTTGCGTGGCCTCACCCCATCGGCTATACCGGCGGGTTATCCTGCCCTCGGCAGCAGCGTAAACAGCTACGTTACGCACAAACCGGCTATTGGCTTTGAGGCCGGCTTTGTTGCAAAATATCTGCTTTCCAACAGCGTAAGAATTCGTTCGGGCCTGCAGTTTAACGTAAACCGCTACGATGTAAAAGCTTTCAGTTCTTCGGGTTCTATTGCGACCATTGCGCTTAATAACGGTTCGGGAATTGATTCGTTGCATACCTATTCTACCTACAGCAACCTTTCCGGCTACAAATCCGACTGGCTGCAAAACCTTTCGTTCCAGCTATCGGCTCCTGTCGGTGTGGAGTATCTTTTCAAAGGCACAGACAAAATGCGTTTTGGCCTTGCCACCACCGTACAGCCCACCTATATTTTGGGCGACCGGGCTTACCTGATTACAACTGACTATAAAAATTACATTGAAGTTCCCTGGCTCATTCGACGCTGGAACGTAAACACGGCTTTTGAAACTTTCGTTACGCTTCAGGGTGCGAAAACGAAATGGCAAATCGGACCGCAAGTGCGTTACCAGTTGCTGTCGAGTTTTATCAGCAAATACCCGGTTAAGGAAAACCTTTTTGATTTTGGCTTGAAAGTCGGTGTGACGTTAAACAAATAA
- a CDS encoding RNA polymerase sigma factor has product MTEEALLQGCIRNNAAAQKELYDRFSHKMFAVCYRYAHNREDAEDMLQEGFIKVFSQIHKFEGRGALEGWIRRIMIHTCINILKKNKRFNESVDLIHATALQVREESVPSLIQAKEVVECIRMLPMGYRTVLNLYAIEGFSHKEIAAILDVEESTSRSQYTRAKAMLEDILVKKNIIYKPKEQLYAAAGR; this is encoded by the coding sequence ATGACAGAGGAAGCCCTTTTGCAAGGTTGTATCCGCAACAACGCTGCCGCACAAAAAGAACTCTATGACCGCTTCAGTCATAAAATGTTTGCCGTGTGTTACCGTTATGCGCACAACCGCGAAGATGCAGAGGACATGCTGCAAGAAGGATTTATCAAGGTGTTTTCGCAGATCCACAAATTCGAAGGCCGCGGCGCACTGGAAGGTTGGATACGGCGCATCATGATTCATACCTGCATCAACATTTTAAAAAAGAACAAGCGCTTTAACGAAAGCGTGGACCTCATTCACGCAACCGCTTTGCAGGTACGGGAAGAATCGGTTCCCTCGCTCATTCAGGCCAAAGAAGTGGTGGAGTGCATTCGCATGTTGCCCATGGGTTACCGCACGGTGCTGAACCTTTACGCCATTGAAGGTTTCTCACACAAAGAAATTGCGGCCATCCTTGATGTGGAAGAAAGCACAAGCCGAAGCCAATACACAAGAGCAAAAGCAATGCTCGAAGATATTTTGGTAAAGAAAAACATCATCTATAAACCAAAGGAGCAGCTTTACGCTGCCGCAGGGCGCTAA
- the gpmI gene encoding 2,3-bisphosphoglycerate-independent phosphoglycerate mutase — MTPNRKVILLIMDGWGLGQVPSSDAIQNANVPFVSSLYAKYSNTTLITCGEAVGLPEGQMGNSEVGHLNLGAGRIVYQELQRINVAVREGELQKNPVLLQSISYAKEANKPLHLLGLVSNGGVHSHINHLKALLDVCKEQGLTNVFIHAFTDGRDTDPKSGLGFITELEEHTRQSTGKIATVSGRYYAMDRDNRWERVKLAYDAMVRGEGQKNRSATEAVAQSYQENITDEFIKPTVITNEDGSPIATIQDGDAAICFNFRTDRCREITKALTQMEFPQQEMKPLHLHYTTMTEYDATFKNVHVIFETDNLNNTLGEIIEKNGLKQIRIAETEKYPHVTFFFSGGRETPFDGEQRIMVSSPKVATYDLQPEMSAPEVTAAIVSEIAKGEADFICLNYANADMVGHTGVWNAVIKAVETVDSCVARVVTAALENGYTIFLTADHGNADYMINADGTPNTAHTLNPVPFFIIDKEWKGQIKSGKLGDLAPTILTVMNLPIPKEMTGTVLI, encoded by the coding sequence ATGACGCCGAACCGAAAAGTTATCCTGCTCATTATGGACGGCTGGGGATTGGGACAAGTGCCTTCGTCAGACGCCATCCAAAATGCGAACGTACCTTTTGTTTCCTCTTTGTACGCCAAATATTCCAACACAACCCTGATCACCTGCGGCGAGGCCGTGGGTCTGCCGGAAGGGCAGATGGGAAATTCTGAGGTTGGGCACCTAAATCTTGGCGCGGGTCGCATCGTTTACCAGGAACTGCAGCGCATTAACGTTGCCGTTCGCGAAGGTGAATTGCAAAAGAATCCTGTACTGCTACAAAGCATCAGCTATGCAAAAGAGGCCAACAAACCACTGCATCTTTTGGGCTTGGTAAGTAACGGCGGCGTGCACTCGCACATCAATCATTTAAAGGCTTTGTTGGACGTTTGTAAAGAACAAGGGTTGACAAACGTTTTCATTCATGCCTTCACCGATGGCCGCGATACCGATCCCAAAAGTGGACTGGGATTTATAACAGAATTGGAAGAACACACTCGCCAATCAACCGGTAAGATTGCTACCGTAAGCGGTCGCTATTACGCCATGGACCGCGACAACCGTTGGGAACGTGTTAAGCTGGCTTACGATGCAATGGTAAGAGGGGAAGGGCAAAAAAACCGCAGTGCCACGGAAGCCGTCGCACAATCTTATCAGGAAAATATAACCGACGAATTCATTAAACCAACGGTAATTACAAATGAGGACGGCAGCCCGATAGCAACGATACAAGACGGCGATGCAGCGATCTGTTTCAACTTCCGCACCGACCGCTGCCGCGAGATAACCAAGGCGCTCACGCAGATGGAATTTCCGCAACAGGAGATGAAGCCACTGCATCTGCATTACACCACCATGACCGAGTACGACGCCACGTTCAAAAACGTGCACGTCATTTTTGAAACCGATAACCTGAACAACACGTTAGGTGAAATAATTGAGAAGAATGGCTTGAAACAAATCCGCATTGCGGAAACGGAAAAATATCCGCACGTAACCTTCTTTTTCAGCGGCGGAAGAGAGACACCCTTTGATGGAGAACAACGCATCATGGTGTCTTCACCTAAAGTAGCTACGTATGACTTGCAACCCGAGATGAGCGCACCGGAAGTAACGGCAGCCATTGTTTCCGAAATAGCCAAGGGGGAGGCCGATTTCATTTGCCTCAATTACGCCAATGCCGACATGGTGGGTCACACCGGCGTTTGGAACGCTGTGATAAAAGCCGTAGAAACCGTGGACAGTTGCGTAGCACGGGTAGTAACCGCTGCGCTGGAAAACGGTTATACAATTTTTCTCACTGCCGATCACGGAAACGCGGATTATATGATCAACGCCGACGGTACGCCCAACACAGCGCACACTTTAAACCCGGTTCCGTTTTTTATTATCGACAAGGAATGGAAAGGGCAAATCAAATCCGGAAAACTCGGCGACCTTGCACCGACAATTTTAACCGTTATGAACCTGCCCATTCCCAAAGAAATGACGGGCACCGTCTTGATTTAA
- a CDS encoding DUF4783 domain-containing protein, with the protein MKKFVTLTCVALLFLASAFKPVGGLDDVIGALRNGNATELAKYVDANLEISLPSKTDNYSRQQAIVILQDFFNTNGVKSFEVKYRGENGGSQFCIGTLVTKAGSFRTTFFMTEKNKAQLVKEIRFQPM; encoded by the coding sequence ATGAAAAAGTTCGTTACACTAACCTGCGTTGCGCTGCTCTTTTTGGCATCGGCTTTTAAACCGGTTGGTGGGCTGGACGACGTAATTGGCGCATTGCGAAACGGCAACGCTACAGAACTGGCCAAGTACGTAGATGCCAATCTGGAAATATCGCTGCCATCAAAAACGGACAATTACAGCCGCCAGCAGGCGATTGTGATTTTGCAGGACTTTTTTAACACCAACGGCGTAAAAAGCTTTGAAGTAAAATACCGCGGCGAGAACGGCGGCAGCCAGTTTTGCATCGGTACGTTGGTGACAAAGGCCGGAAGTTTTCGCACCACGTTTTTTATGACCGAAAAGAACAAGGCGCAATTGGTAAAAGAAATCAGGTTTCAACCGATGTAA